The Salvelinus sp. IW2-2015 linkage group LG8, ASM291031v2, whole genome shotgun sequence genome window below encodes:
- the LOC111967765 gene encoding D(5)-like dopamine receptor: protein MEKSDNETAGAETDSSKHSVRALTGCVLFILIVSTLFGNTLVCAAVIKFRHLRSKVTNFFVISLAVSDLFVAILVMPWKAMSEVAGCWIFGSFCDTWIAFDIMCSTASILNLCIISMDRYWAISSPFRYERKMTQRFAFVMIGVAWTLSILISFIPVQLNWHKSEEEKETVDDTNQINQIEDCNASLNSTYAISSSLISFYIPVVIMVGTYTRIYRIAQNQIRRISSLETAVEHAQNNQQATEKTNSLKTTFKKETKVLKTLSIIMGVFVFCWLPFFVLNCIVPFCDINNLGDRLCVSNTTFNIFVWFGWANSSLNPVIYAFNADFRKAFSTILGCKRYCSSSVEAVHLSNELMSYRHDTTFQNATINASAHCAQRLPMVSHGEDLDLPFDKVSVVSNTSRNQRNLILPAILQLECEADISLDMMPFPSTGPSECYVIPGQIEDL, encoded by the coding sequence ATGGAGAAATCTGACAACGAAACCGCAGGTGCTGAAACGGACAGCTCCAAGCACAGCGTCCGTGCTCTCACCGGGTGCGTCCTGTTCATCCTGATCGTCTCCACGCTTTTTGGGAATACGCTAGTGTGCGCCGCTGTGATCAAATTTCGACACCTTAGATCTAAAGTGACTAACTTTTTTGTAATCTCCTTGGCGGTGTCGGATTTATTCGTGGCCATTCTTGTGATGCCGTGGAAGGCTATGTCTGAAGTGGCCGGCTGCTGGATCTTCGGCAGCTTCTGTGATACCTGGATAGCTTTTGACATCATGTGCTCCACGGCGTCTATTCTCAATCTTTGTATAATAAGTATGGACCGATACTGGGCAATTTCGAGCCCTTTTCGATATGAGCGTAAAATGACTCAAAGGTTTGCTTTCGTTATGATCGGAGTGGCATGGACCCTCTCCATTCTTATCTCCTTCATTCCCGTCCAGCTCAATTGGCACAAGTCAGAGGAGGAAAAGGAAACAGTGGACGACACTAATCAAATCAACCAAATAGAGGACTGCAACGCAAGCTTGAATAGCACGTATGCCATATCCTCCTCCTTGATAAGTTTTTACATTCCAGTCGTTATTATGGTTGGCACTTATACACGAATTTACCGGATTGCGCAAAACCAGATCCGGAGAATATCATCCTTGGAGACAGCCGTGGAACACGCACAGAACAATCAGCAAGCAACCGAGAAAACAAACTCATTGAAAACAACCTTTAAAAAAGAAACGAAAGTTTTGAAGACACTCTCTATCATTATGGGAGTGTTTGTATTTTGCTGGCTGCCTTTTTTCGTGCTCAACTGCATAGTACCTTTTTGTGACATTAACAATCTTGGTGATCGCCTGTGCGTAAGTAACACCACTTTTAACATTTTTGTGTGGTTTGGATGGGCAAACTCATCGTTAAACCCAGTCATATACGCTTTTAATGCTGATTTCAGAAAAGCATTCTCCACCATTTTGGGCTGCAAAAGATACTGTTCCAGTTCTGTAGAAGCTGTCCATTTAAGTAACGAGTTGATGTCTTACCGCCACGACACTACGTTCCAGAACGCAACTATTAATGCCTCTGCGCATTGTGCGCAACGCTTGCCCATGGTCTCACACGGTGAAGATTTGGACCTACCATTTGACAAAGTCTCCGTTGTCTCTAATACCTCACGTAACCAAAGAAACCTTATCCTGCCTGCAATACTGCAGCTTGAATGTGAAGCAGACATATCATTAGATATGATGCCTTTTCCCTCAACTGGGCCCAGTGAGTGTTATGTGATTCCAGGTCAAATTGAGGATCTGTGA